The genome window TGTTGCTTTTGGCTGCGACCGTTTCCTTTACCCAATGCAAAGATGCCGGCGATGATGTTCAGATCGACGACGAAAACGAATTGATCACTTCTGTGACATTGAAATTTACAGAAGATGGAACGACCAATGTTCAATCATTTTCGTATAAAGATGCTGATGGGGACGGCGGGAATGCACCAACTCAATTCGACACCATCGCATTAAAACCTAACAAAACGTATACGGTGGCCATTGAGTTACTGGACGAAAGCAAAACGCCTGCGGATAACATTACGGAGGAAGTTGCTGAGGAGTCGGACGAGCATTTATTTGTGTACACGCCTTCACCATCCGCATTGCTTACTTACACTTATGGTGATAAGGATGAGAATAATTTCCCAATCGGGCTAACCGGAAAAGCAGTGACTACTGCCGCAGGATTAGGGAAATTGAAGGTTCAGCTGCGTCATCAGCCTGACACTAAGAATGGAACGCCAGGACCTGGAAGCGACGATGTAAATCTTGATTTTAACCTGAAAGTGCAGTAATTAACCGCACTTCGGGCAAACTCCCTGGATCAACAGGTTGAAATTTTCAGGGTGATAACCCTTTGGCAGCTGAACGGCAGGAATGTGTATATTCTCAAGACAATTGGTTTCTCCACATTCACTGCATTTAAAGTGGATATGGTCGTGGTGATGTTTTTCCTCCGAGCAATTGTGCGAGCATAATGCATAGCGCAATCCCTCATCGTCCAGCACCTTATGAATGATGCCTTTTTCAAGAAAGGTTTTCAATGTTCGGTAAATGGTCACCCGATCATAGTTTTCGCCAAGCGCTCCTTCCAGATCACCATGGGACAACGCATTTTTCTTACTTATAAATGTCGAAAGCACATCTTCACGGCATGTTGTCGTCCGCAGATGATGCCCTTTCAATGTTTCTCTTAACTGATCCATTGTTTCCAATAATTGATTTTCGGAATCCTGTTACGGTTTATGCCAGACCGGGAATTCCATACCGGGTATTCCATACCGGGTATTCCATACCGGGAATACTTTTTATAAAACCTTTCCCGTCAAAGTTAAGTTCTAAGTGTAACAATTTCAAAAGGGATTTGGGTAGTGCAAAAAATGAAGAACCGACTGATCACAAAAATAATTGTGCAACTCTGTTGCAAGTGATGCCAGATAGGTTTATTTTTGCAACATTATTGTATATAGCATGAAAGCAGAACACTCACATAGCAAAGCAGATTATATCGGAATCCTGGGTTCTGTGTTGTGCATCGTGCATTGCCTGCTGATGCCTGCACTGGCATTCGGCACCACGATGTCTTCGCATCACCACCACGCCGGATTGGTTTCCCTTGATTATCTTTTTATTCTGATTAACGGTGTTGCCGTCTTTTACGCAACGAAAAACCACAAATCAATTGCTGTACGAACGATCTTATGGGGAGCATTGGCGTTATTTTCAGTATCGTTGATTTTCGAAGCAGCGCATCCTGTGTTCACCTGGCTGGGTTACATTGGCTCGGGATTGCTGATCGTAGGACATTTGACCAATCTGTACATCTGCCAGATCGCTCCCAAAATGAAGTGGAAAGTTTCTTAGCTTTTATTTGTCGTACTCAACTTCAAACCGGCTCAGATCGGGCCTATTAGCCCTTTTCCGGTTTACCTCATACTCAAAAATAGTCTTACCGAGATTGGTCATAAAGGGAAACCCAACCT of Dyadobacter chenhuakuii contains these proteins:
- a CDS encoding Fur family transcriptional regulator; this translates as MDQLRETLKGHHLRTTTCREDVLSTFISKKNALSHGDLEGALGENYDRVTIYRTLKTFLEKGIIHKVLDDEGLRYALCSHNCSEEKHHHDHIHFKCSECGETNCLENIHIPAVQLPKGYHPENFNLLIQGVCPKCG
- a CDS encoding MerC domain-containing protein, with the translated sequence MKAEHSHSKADYIGILGSVLCIVHCLLMPALAFGTTMSSHHHHAGLVSLDYLFILINGVAVFYATKNHKSIAVRTILWGALALFSVSLIFEAAHPVFTWLGYIGSGLLIVGHLTNLYICQIAPKMKWKVS